From Antennarius striatus isolate MH-2024 chromosome 14, ASM4005453v1, whole genome shotgun sequence, the proteins below share one genomic window:
- the rpl14 gene encoding large ribosomal subunit protein eL14 isoform X2, producing MCGGRRPERSFCSRTAIMVFKRFVEIGRVAYISFGPYAGKLVAIVDVIDQNRALIDGPCTGVKRQAMPFKCMQLTDYVIKVPHSARQKFVRRAWEKAEVNEKWAQSSWAKKIDARQKRAKMSDFDRYKVMKAKRMRNKIIKHEVKKLRKEAAKK from the exons ATGTGCGGAGGGCGGAGACCGGAACGTTCTTTCTGTTCCCGGACCGCCATCATG GTGTTCAAACGCTTTGTGGAGATCGGTCGTGTCGCCTACATCTCGTTCGGACCCTATGCTGGCAAGCTGGTGGCTATCGTAGATGTCATCGACCAAAACAGG GCCCTGATTGATGGTCCCTGCACAGGCGTGAAGAGGCAAGCCATGCCCTTCAAGTGCATGCAGCTCACAGACTATGTCATCAAAGTTCCTCACAG TGCCCGTCAGAAGTTTGTGAGGAGAGCCTGGGAGAAGGCAGAAGTCAATGAGAAGTGGGCACAGAGCAGCTGGGCCAAGAAGATCGATGCAAGACAAAAG AGGGCCAAAATGTCTGACTTTGACCGCTACAAGGTGATGAAGGCAAAGAGGATG aGAAACAAGATCATAAAACATGAGGTGAAGAAGCTCCGGAAGGAGGCAGCAAAGAAGTGA